One Phycisphaera mikurensis NBRC 102666 DNA window includes the following coding sequences:
- a CDS encoding NADPH-dependent FMN reductase, whose amino-acid sequence MRCLTLAASLSPASRSAGLAAAARNAVAAHGVESNLLDLRDHDLPLCDGGSCYAHPSVRELSDAIGAADLLLVALPIYNYGVNAAAKNLVELTGPAWTGKTVGFLCSAGGTSSHMAVMGFANTLMLDCRCLVLPRFVYAAPDAADAGGTPTAALAERIEALAAEGVRVASALAEAPAAAVPA is encoded by the coding sequence GTGCGGTGCCTCACCCTCGCAGCTTCGTTGAGCCCCGCCAGCCGCAGCGCCGGCCTCGCCGCGGCGGCGAGGAACGCGGTCGCGGCGCACGGCGTGGAGTCGAACCTGCTCGACCTCCGCGACCACGATCTGCCGCTGTGCGACGGCGGGAGCTGCTACGCCCACCCGTCGGTCCGCGAGCTCTCCGACGCGATCGGCGCGGCCGACCTGCTGCTGGTCGCGCTGCCGATCTACAACTATGGCGTCAACGCCGCGGCGAAGAACCTCGTGGAGCTCACCGGCCCGGCCTGGACCGGCAAGACCGTCGGCTTCCTCTGCTCCGCCGGCGGGACCAGCAGCCACATGGCGGTGATGGGCTTCGCCAACACGCTGATGCTCGACTGCCGCTGCCTCGTCCTGCCACGCTTCGTGTACGCCGCGCCGGACGCGGCCGACGCCGGAGGCACCCCGACGGCGGCGCTCGCCGAGCGGATCGAGGCCCTCGCGGCCGAGGGCGTGCGGGTCGCTTCCGCCCTGGCAGAGGCCCCCGCCGCGGCCGTGCCCGCCTGA
- the argB gene encoding acetylglutamate kinase gives MQEAISKAATLVEAHAYIREFRGKVVVVKVGGSIMDQPEALGNLLGDVSFMHAVGMRPVVVHGGGKAINAAMSDAGLDAQFVQGRRYTDERTLAIAEHVLINDINAAAVGHLKEAGTPAMGLHSLGSCVVFAKRLTLRGEQNRRIDIGMVGEVEWVNTELLRAVLDAGSIPVIAPIARDPAGGKLNINADSVAGHVAGALRAEKFVLVSDTHGIRTDPDSEETASTLTRDATDGLIRDGVIDGGMLPKVEAALTALGGGCRKAHIVDGRIPHALLLEVYTEAGIGTEIVL, from the coding sequence ATGCAGGAAGCCATCAGCAAGGCGGCAACGCTCGTCGAGGCCCACGCCTACATCCGCGAGTTCCGCGGCAAGGTCGTCGTGGTGAAGGTTGGCGGGTCCATCATGGACCAGCCCGAGGCGCTGGGGAACCTGCTCGGCGACGTGAGCTTCATGCACGCCGTGGGCATGCGGCCGGTGGTGGTGCACGGCGGCGGCAAAGCCATCAACGCGGCGATGTCCGACGCGGGGCTCGATGCGCAGTTCGTGCAGGGCCGCCGCTACACCGACGAGCGGACGCTGGCGATCGCCGAGCACGTGCTCATCAACGACATCAACGCCGCCGCGGTCGGCCACTTGAAGGAGGCGGGCACGCCCGCGATGGGCCTGCACTCCCTGGGCTCGTGCGTCGTCTTCGCGAAGCGGCTCACGCTCCGCGGCGAGCAGAACCGGCGCATCGACATCGGCATGGTCGGCGAGGTCGAGTGGGTCAACACCGAGCTGCTGCGGGCCGTGCTCGACGCCGGCAGCATCCCGGTCATCGCGCCCATCGCCCGGGATCCCGCCGGCGGCAAGCTCAACATCAACGCCGACTCGGTCGCCGGCCACGTCGCCGGGGCGCTGCGGGCCGAGAAGTTCGTGCTCGTGTCCGACACCCACGGCATCCGCACCGACCCCGACTCCGAAGAGACCGCCTCGACGCTGACGCGCGACGCGACGGACGGGCTGATCCGGGACGGCGTGATCGACGGCGGCATGCTGCCGAAGGTGGAGGCGGCGCTCACCGCGCTCGGCGGCGGGTGCCGGAAGGCGCACATCGTGGACGGGCGGATCCCGCACGCGCTGCTGCTGGAGGTGTACACCGAGGCGGGGATCGGGACCGAGATCGTGCTCTGA
- a CDS encoding ABC transporter permease — translation MQPKPRPRERRLQPGTEQAKRSETKKSQTRRPSYRAAPTPFQFPTSPLLRFSASPLLRFSASSLPHFFASPLLHFFASPLLRFFASPLLRFSASSPLPPPHPPRTIPLLLHQLASELFKLYARKRTYIGFGAFLALQGAILAMLQHPRPKEEIAKLLGENGLEFASHYQGLTLAVVIIAFSFTFLGGLYVALVSGDIVAKEVEEGTMRLVLARPVSRVRLLGVKYAACLVYTLSLVAFLGVTALTLASLYRGGLGRLFIVIPDEQLFAFYGTGEGLYRYARGVLCLAYATCVIASLGFMFSCFRMKPAAATILTLSVLFVDLVLGQLPYFKSLRHWFISYHAGFWVRTFLAYPPWPMIARSALILFALSATFVSVGIVGFQQRDLK, via the coding sequence GTGCAACCAAAACCGAGGCCGCGCGAGCGACGGCTGCAACCAGGCACGGAGCAAGCAAAGAGGAGCGAAACTAAAAAGAGCCAAACGCGCCGGCCAAGCTATCGGGCTGCGCCAACTCCCTTCCAATTCCCCACTTCCCCACTTCTTCGCTTCTCCGCTTCCCCACTTCTTCGCTTCTCCGCTTCTTCGCTTCCCCACTTCTTCGCTTCTCCGCTTCTTCACTTCTTCGCTTCTCCGCTTCTTCGCTTCTTCGCTTCTCCGCTTCTTCGCTTCTCCGCTTCTTCGCCTCTTCCCCCCCCCCACCCACCCCGAACCATCCCCCTCCTCCTCCACCAACTCGCCTCCGAGCTCTTCAAGCTTTACGCCCGCAAGCGGACGTACATCGGCTTCGGCGCCTTCCTCGCGCTGCAGGGCGCGATCCTCGCGATGCTGCAGCACCCGCGGCCGAAGGAGGAGATCGCGAAGCTGCTCGGCGAGAACGGCCTGGAGTTCGCTTCGCACTACCAGGGCCTCACGCTGGCGGTGGTCATCATCGCCTTCAGCTTCACTTTCCTGGGCGGCCTGTACGTCGCGCTCGTCTCCGGCGACATCGTCGCCAAGGAGGTCGAGGAGGGCACGATGCGGCTGGTCCTCGCCCGCCCGGTCTCGCGGGTCCGCCTGCTCGGCGTGAAGTACGCCGCCTGCCTCGTCTACACCCTCAGCCTCGTCGCGTTCCTGGGCGTCACCGCCCTCACGCTGGCGTCGCTCTACCGCGGCGGCCTCGGCAGGCTCTTCATCGTCATCCCCGACGAGCAGCTCTTCGCCTTCTACGGGACCGGCGAGGGGCTCTACCGCTACGCCCGCGGCGTGCTCTGCCTCGCCTACGCCACCTGCGTGATCGCCTCGCTGGGTTTCATGTTCTCGTGCTTCCGGATGAAGCCCGCCGCCGCGACGATCCTCACGCTCTCGGTGCTCTTCGTCGACCTCGTGCTCGGGCAGCTGCCCTACTTCAAGAGCCTCCGCCACTGGTTCATCTCGTACCACGCCGGCTTCTGGGTCCGCACCTTCCTCGCGTACCCGCCCTGGCCGATGATCGCCCGCAGTGCGCTGATTCTCTTCGCCCTGTCCGCGACCTTCGTCTCCGTCGGGATCGTCGGCTTCCAGCAGCGGGACCTCAAGTAG
- a CDS encoding ABC transporter ATP-binding protein, whose translation MIRLENLSKAFAGRPAVEGLSLEVPRGAIHGLLGHNGAGKSTTLGMLLGQVHPDAGRTLVNGHDVAAERGAALGRVGAIFEAPCFYDYLSARRNLRAFSNLTRRVSEAEIDAVVERVGLAERIHAKVSTYSHGMRQRLALAQALLPTPEVLILDEPTDGLDPQGIAAFRELLLELHAELDLTILFSSHLLAEVEKLCGTVTVLHRGRHVFEGDWRAATAAARRRVRIRTDRPAEALASLAAAGLVESADRDGQEPETVTVRGDVPLARANAHLVNAGFDVSAFAPIAPTLEAFYLERATKTEAARATAATRHGASKEERN comes from the coding sequence GTGATCCGCCTCGAGAACCTGTCGAAGGCCTTCGCGGGCCGGCCGGCCGTCGAGGGGCTGTCGCTGGAGGTGCCGCGGGGCGCGATCCACGGCCTGCTCGGCCACAACGGCGCCGGCAAGTCCACCACGCTGGGCATGCTGCTCGGCCAGGTGCACCCCGACGCGGGCCGGACGCTGGTGAACGGCCACGACGTCGCGGCGGAACGCGGCGCGGCGCTGGGGAGGGTGGGCGCCATCTTCGAGGCGCCGTGCTTCTACGACTACCTCTCGGCCCGGCGGAACCTGCGGGCCTTCTCCAACCTCACGCGCCGGGTGAGCGAGGCGGAGATCGACGCCGTCGTGGAGCGGGTCGGCCTCGCGGAGCGGATCCACGCCAAGGTCTCCACCTACTCGCACGGCATGCGCCAGCGGCTCGCGCTGGCGCAGGCGCTGCTGCCCACGCCCGAGGTGCTCATCCTCGACGAGCCCACCGACGGCCTCGACCCGCAGGGCATCGCCGCCTTCCGCGAGCTGCTGCTGGAGCTGCACGCCGAGCTGGATCTCACGATCCTCTTCAGCAGCCACCTGCTCGCCGAGGTGGAGAAGCTCTGCGGGACCGTCACCGTGCTGCACCGCGGCCGGCACGTCTTCGAGGGCGACTGGCGTGCCGCCACCGCCGCCGCCCGCCGCCGCGTCCGCATCCGGACCGACCGCCCCGCGGAAGCCCTCGCCTCCCTCGCCGCAGCGGGCCTCGTCGAATCCGCGGACCGCGACGGCCAGGAGCCCGAAACCGTCACGGTCCGCGGCGACGTCCCGCTCGCCCGGGCGAACGCCCACCTCGTGAACGCGGGCTTCGACGTCTCCGCCTTCGCCCCCATCGCACCGACGCTCGAAGCCTTCTATCTCGAGCGTGCAACCAAAACCGAGGCCGCGCGAGCGACGGCTGCAACCAGGCACGGAGCAAGCAAAGAGGAGCGAAACTAA
- a CDS encoding DUF748 domain-containing protein: MTDAAKEPEQRKKKRGFVRRWGKRLAILAVLAVPLYLVVGFYVLPWAVVSFGLPAASEFVDGRVELDDLDLDPIAFTATLRGLRVYDRDDAKVLEVKRFRGGVSRRSLWLDEALVLDAVEVDGPYANLVLREDGTLNLSDVFVVPEDDEPPSAEPVDLRWLPRIRLGGVEVKKGILKFDDRLTPGAKPRRLELDTLTIGPIDTGSKAATPIRADLRTGLGETAAAEGSLSLDPLKSSGTAEAAGLRLASYQPYFGLIVPLTLESGTASAGLSWTLDLTPDARVAEARVDRVTVENLGLTDPAARGPVPASLVGFERFTLSGLAADALAHRAELASVSLDAAALTVQRDADGTLPLVTAINEAVRRVNALAASREGEAPDATPAAAMPILPEPFAAAASGLQRLLADATDASVPWTARLGKAEITRARARWSDAVPPGGAVLGLFPVDASAGPVDTAADLTVPFKATLRVDDPSEQTLRATPDGGGAASAVEAVAEVPAESEAAQTIRRQIAAEQDAPAGADLGRGLITAEGALRLDDPEAEAAVVIRGLDLTGANPYLALYVPGLFIERSSIDLRLSPRVRPTRGPLPVAVEDALIRLGGSITARYGPEGVAPLTLPVSGLAFEYGPLNTKSPLPGRLSFNGIVAGGEVGAVGTVIPRPLRPRESDVDLQVGVSGLELAPLSPLIAPFLGRAIDSGNLFMAMPVEMSEGRFQATVPIAIERFKLGGKVDATGAQTGGGGGTLGVPIDLVVAVLKGPDDKLALPPIPLDFNLLDNSLKLGKAVSGAFVGVLRGIATQPLKILGGVASGGGAAMGQAVGGIKNAAGSVTGAAGGIGRGAGEAADAAAGAVSGVAGAAGDAAGGMLRGVGGLFGIGGGEADDATAEGDALSVAGGEAGEAAADAGVIAGVVFEPGAAGITSDARGALDELSETLNARGLGLTLHPRVDPDADGAALLAQRRRRASAAGGGGDTPGVPAATPAEATPAMLRNLALRRARTVRMYLLHAADEDLRFPENAIRIEPPAAASAGDPASAYEVGSPGVRFELISPG; this comes from the coding sequence ATGACGGACGCCGCGAAGGAGCCGGAGCAGCGGAAGAAGAAGCGGGGCTTCGTGCGTCGCTGGGGCAAGCGGCTGGCGATCCTGGCGGTCCTCGCGGTGCCGCTGTACCTGGTGGTCGGCTTCTACGTGCTCCCCTGGGCGGTCGTCTCCTTCGGCCTCCCGGCGGCGTCGGAGTTCGTCGACGGCCGCGTCGAGCTCGACGACCTCGACCTGGACCCGATCGCCTTCACGGCGACGCTGCGCGGCCTCCGGGTGTACGACCGCGACGACGCGAAGGTGCTGGAGGTGAAACGCTTCCGCGGGGGTGTCTCGCGTCGCAGCCTGTGGCTCGACGAGGCGCTGGTCCTGGACGCCGTGGAGGTCGACGGGCCCTACGCGAACCTCGTGCTGCGCGAAGACGGCACGCTGAACCTGTCGGACGTCTTCGTGGTGCCCGAGGACGACGAGCCGCCGAGCGCCGAGCCGGTCGACCTGCGGTGGCTCCCGCGGATCCGGCTCGGCGGTGTCGAGGTGAAGAAGGGGATTCTGAAGTTCGACGACCGGCTCACGCCGGGGGCGAAGCCGCGCCGCCTCGAGCTCGACACGCTGACGATCGGGCCGATCGACACCGGCTCCAAGGCCGCGACGCCCATCCGCGCCGACCTGCGAACCGGCCTGGGCGAGACCGCCGCGGCGGAGGGTTCGCTGAGCCTGGATCCCCTGAAGTCCTCCGGCACGGCCGAGGCCGCGGGCCTCCGGCTGGCGTCCTACCAGCCCTACTTCGGTCTGATCGTCCCGCTCACGCTCGAGAGCGGAACGGCCTCGGCCGGCCTCTCCTGGACGCTGGACCTCACCCCCGACGCCCGCGTCGCCGAGGCGCGGGTCGACCGCGTCACGGTGGAGAACCTCGGGCTCACGGACCCGGCCGCCCGCGGCCCGGTCCCGGCGTCTCTGGTGGGCTTCGAGCGTTTCACGCTCTCGGGCCTGGCGGCGGATGCCCTCGCCCACCGGGCCGAGCTGGCGAGCGTCTCACTGGACGCGGCGGCGTTGACGGTCCAGCGTGACGCGGACGGGACGCTCCCGCTGGTGACGGCCATCAACGAGGCGGTGCGGCGGGTGAACGCGCTGGCGGCTTCGCGGGAGGGCGAGGCTCCGGATGCGACGCCTGCCGCCGCGATGCCGATCCTCCCCGAGCCGTTCGCCGCCGCGGCGTCCGGCCTGCAGCGGCTGCTCGCCGACGCGACCGACGCGTCGGTGCCCTGGACCGCCCGGCTCGGGAAGGCGGAGATTACCCGCGCCCGCGCCCGGTGGAGCGACGCGGTGCCACCCGGCGGCGCCGTGCTCGGGCTCTTCCCGGTGGACGCCTCGGCGGGCCCGGTGGACACGGCGGCCGACCTGACGGTGCCGTTCAAGGCGACGCTCCGCGTCGACGACCCTTCGGAGCAGACGCTGCGGGCGACGCCCGACGGCGGCGGGGCGGCCTCGGCGGTGGAGGCGGTGGCGGAGGTCCCCGCGGAAAGCGAAGCGGCGCAGACGATCCGCCGGCAGATCGCCGCCGAGCAGGACGCCCCCGCGGGCGCGGACCTGGGAAGGGGCCTCATCACCGCCGAGGGGGCGTTGCGGCTGGACGATCCCGAGGCGGAAGCCGCCGTCGTGATCCGAGGCCTGGACCTCACCGGAGCCAACCCCTACCTGGCGCTCTACGTGCCGGGCCTGTTCATCGAGCGGTCCTCGATCGATCTGCGGCTGAGCCCGCGGGTGCGGCCGACGCGAGGCCCGCTGCCGGTGGCGGTCGAGGACGCGCTGATCCGCCTCGGCGGCTCGATCACCGCCCGCTACGGGCCCGAGGGCGTGGCCCCGCTGACCCTCCCGGTCAGCGGGCTCGCCTTCGAGTACGGCCCGCTGAACACGAAGTCGCCGCTTCCGGGGCGTCTGTCCTTCAACGGCATCGTTGCCGGCGGCGAGGTCGGGGCGGTGGGCACGGTGATCCCGCGGCCGCTGCGGCCGCGCGAGAGCGACGTCGACCTGCAGGTGGGCGTCTCGGGGTTGGAGCTGGCCCCGCTCTCGCCGCTGATCGCCCCGTTCCTGGGGCGAGCGATCGACAGCGGCAACCTGTTCATGGCGATGCCGGTGGAGATGAGCGAGGGCCGCTTCCAGGCGACGGTGCCGATCGCCATCGAGCGCTTCAAGCTCGGCGGCAAGGTGGACGCGACGGGCGCCCAAACCGGCGGCGGCGGGGGGACGCTGGGGGTGCCGATCGACCTGGTCGTTGCGGTGCTCAAGGGGCCCGACGACAAGCTCGCGCTCCCGCCGATCCCGCTGGACTTCAACCTGCTCGACAACAGCCTCAAGCTCGGCAAGGCCGTCTCCGGCGCCTTCGTCGGGGTCCTCCGCGGGATCGCGACGCAGCCGCTGAAGATCCTCGGCGGCGTCGCCAGCGGCGGCGGCGCGGCCATGGGGCAGGCGGTCGGCGGCATCAAGAACGCCGCCGGCTCGGTGACGGGCGCCGCCGGCGGGATCGGTCGCGGGGCGGGGGAAGCGGCGGACGCCGCGGCGGGCGCGGTCAGCGGCGTCGCGGGTGCCGCCGGCGACGCGGCGGGCGGGATGCTCCGCGGCGTCGGCGGGCTGTTCGGCATCGGCGGCGGGGAGGCCGACGACGCGACGGCGGAGGGCGACGCCCTGTCGGTCGCGGGCGGCGAGGCCGGGGAAGCCGCCGCCGACGCCGGTGTGATCGCCGGCGTCGTCTTCGAGCCCGGCGCGGCCGGCATCACGAGCGACGCCCGCGGGGCGCTCGACGAGCTCTCCGAGACGCTGAACGCGCGCGGCCTCGGCCTGACGCTCCACCCGCGGGTGGATCCCGACGCCGACGGCGCGGCGCTGCTCGCGCAGCGTCGGCGGCGGGCGTCGGCGGCCGGCGGCGGGGGCGACACGCCGGGCGTGCCGGCGGCGACGCCCGCCGAGGCCACGCCCGCGATGCTCCGCAACCTCGCGTTGCGGCGGGCCCGCACGGTGCGGATGTACCTGTTGCACGCCGCCGACGAGGACCTCCGCTTCCCCGAGAACGCGATCCGCATCGAGCCGCCCGCGGCGGCTTCGGCGGGTGACCCCGCGTCCGCTTACGAGGTGGGCTCGCCCGGGGTCCGCTTCGAGCTGATCTCGCCGGGTTGA